A genomic region of Salvelinus alpinus chromosome 12, SLU_Salpinus.1, whole genome shotgun sequence contains the following coding sequences:
- the tamm41 gene encoding phosphatidate cytidylyltransferase, mitochondrial: MTLPALQNTSVLYRRILSQFPQDISLAFAYGSGVFKQNGTSQGQMGRNMLDFVLAVDDPVTWHTMNLMQNRKHYSVLKFLGPRKISRIQDEHGAGVYYNTLVPVDGRIIKYGVISTDSLIDDLLHWKTMYIAGRLHKPVKILVQGENRKLHAALVGNLKSAVTASFLMLPESFSEEDLFLQIAGLSYAGDFRMVIGEDRSKVANIVKENVQHFRILYNNILQECPQVVYKPHQGKLEVDKSPEGQFVQLMALPRTLQQRITRLVDPPGKNRDVEEILLQVAQDPDCGSVVQQGMSSIVKSSSITQTAKGIATAGLLKSLSYSTKKLQKMWKGWRMKTP, from the exons ATGACGCTTCCAGCTTTGCAAAACACCAGTGTGCTCTACCGAAGAATACTGTCGCAGTTCCCTCAAGACATCAGCCTCGCATTTGCCTATGGATCTGGAGTATTCAAACAAAATGGAACTAGCCAAGGTCAAATGGGG CGAAACATGCTGGATTTCGTGTTGGCTGTAGACGATCCAGTCACCTGGCATACCATGAACCTGATGCAGAACAGAAAACACTATTCTGTATTAAAGTTCCTGGGTCCTAGGAAGATCAGCCGGATACAGGACGAACATGGGGCTGGGGTGTACTACAACACCTTAGTACCTGTGGATGGAAGG aTAATTAAGTATGGTGTGATCAGTACTGACTCTCTGATTGACGACCTGCTCCACTGGAAGACCATGTATATTGCTGGCAGACTGCACAAACCG GTGAAGATCCTGGTGCAGGGTGAGAACAGGAAGCTGCATGCAGCGTTGGTGGGGAACTTGAAGAGCGCTGTGACGGCCTCCTTCCTTATGCTGCCTGAGAGCTTCTCTGAAGAGGACCTGTTCCTGCAGATTGCTGGGCTCTCCTACGCCG GGGATTTCAGGATGGTGATTGGAGAAGACCGGTCCAAGGTGGCTAACATTGTCAAGGAAAACGTCCAACACTTCCGCATCCTGTACAACAATATTCTGCAAGAGTGTCCGCAGGTGGTGTACAAGCCGCACCAGGGGAAACTAGAG GTGGATAAGAGTCCAGAGGGTCAGTTTGTCCAGCTGATGGCCCTCCCCAGGACCCTGCAGCAGAGGATCACACGACTGGTGGACCCGCCAGGGAAGAACAGGGACGTGGAGGAGATACTACTACAGGTGGCCCAGGACCCAGACTGTGGTTCTGTGGTGCAGCAAG GGATGTCGTCAATAGTGAAGTCTTCAAGCATAACTCAGACTGCCAAAGGAATCGCCAcggctg GACTGCTGAAGTCGCTGTCCTATAGCACCAAGAAGCTCCAGAAGATGTGGAAGGGCTGGAGAATGAAGACACCCTGA